A single region of the Gemmatimonadaceae bacterium genome encodes:
- a CDS encoding sugar phosphate nucleotidyltransferase — translation MIRKAVIVAAGLATRLHPLTLSCPKSLLAIDGETLLARSVRLLRENGIVDVGVVVGYRAAMIAEALGTQITRIPNPFYRHCNNMGSLWMARDFVADAPFVYLHGDLIYSERLLGDFLKNGVSSWASVDLLTSFGPVDDEAMKVRIDDNGRLVESSKSIPSADAQGEWIGIAVIRRPCSLFKTLERHLLNESLNDYDTAAFTTMAAAGEDLRCLPSGDEPWKEIDTLEDWESARSEFVRV, via the coding sequence TTGATTCGAAAGGCCGTTATCGTCGCCGCCGGGCTAGCGACACGCCTACACCCGCTCACCCTGAGTTGCCCCAAATCGCTTCTGGCGATCGACGGTGAGACGCTGCTCGCCCGATCTGTTCGGCTGCTGCGGGAAAACGGTATCGTCGACGTTGGCGTCGTCGTCGGATATCGGGCCGCGATGATTGCGGAGGCCCTCGGTACTCAGATCACCCGCATCCCGAATCCGTTCTACCGTCACTGCAACAACATGGGCTCGCTTTGGATGGCGAGGGATTTCGTGGCAGACGCTCCCTTTGTCTACCTTCATGGCGACCTGATCTACAGCGAACGATTGCTCGGCGATTTCCTGAAGAATGGAGTTTCGTCGTGGGCTTCGGTCGATCTACTGACGTCCTTCGGGCCGGTGGATGACGAGGCGATGAAGGTCCGGATCGACGACAACGGCAGACTCGTCGAGTCGAGCAAGAGCATTCCCTCTGCAGACGCGCAGGGCGAATGGATTGGAATCGCGGTGATACGCCGGCCGTGTTCGCTGTTCAAAACGTTGGAGCGACACCTCCTGAACGAAAGTCTAAACGATTACGACACAGCGGCGTTCACGACAATGGCTGCAGCCGGCGAAGACCTTCGCTGCCTGCCGTCCGGCGATGAGCCGTGGAAGGAAATCGATACTCTGGAAGACTGGGAATCGGCCCGCAGTGAATTCGTCCGCGTTTGA
- the aepX gene encoding phosphoenolpyruvate mutase, whose product MKKTTQLRAMLQSPDLDFIIEAHNGLSARIAEEAGFKGIWGSGLSISAALGVRDNNEASWTQVLEVLEFMSDVTTIPILLDGDTGYGNFNNLRRLVSKLEQRDIAGVCIEDKRFPKTNSFIGDAQPLADMDEFCGKIKAAKDTQKDEDFVVVARLEGFIAGRGLKDVLTRAEAYHSAGADALLVHSKKSNPSDIDAFMAEWDKRLPIVIVPTKYYSTPTEHFRELGISLAIWANHNVRASIQAMRVTTARIFADKSLINVEGTIATVGDIFHLQGADELESAEQKYLPTSGKRYNVVVLAASQGEKFGDLTRDIPKTLLKANGVPILTSQLNSFNRMGITDVTVVRGFAREAIILPGIKTVDNDEYAATKELYSLYVARDSIKGNTVISYGDILFKDHILHELINSESDISIVVDADWNLDESYTDLVQADKPYSRSAFSEPVMLRKMSSTLPREMVSGEFIGLWKVNQRGAAIVKTTLECMSRQENFKSLRMADLFTELAGQTIVSVIYTRGAWMDVDSIVDLTRASELQ is encoded by the coding sequence AATAACGAGGCCTCCTGGACTCAGGTTCTCGAAGTGCTGGAGTTCATGAGCGACGTCACGACTATTCCGATTCTGCTGGATGGCGACACCGGCTACGGAAATTTCAACAACCTGCGCCGCCTTGTGAGCAAGCTGGAGCAGCGGGACATCGCCGGCGTCTGCATCGAGGACAAGCGTTTCCCGAAGACCAACTCGTTTATCGGGGACGCGCAGCCTCTTGCCGACATGGACGAATTCTGTGGCAAGATCAAGGCAGCCAAGGACACGCAGAAAGACGAGGATTTCGTGGTAGTCGCGCGGCTCGAGGGGTTCATCGCCGGCCGTGGCCTGAAGGACGTCCTGACTCGCGCCGAAGCCTATCACTCGGCGGGCGCCGACGCGCTGCTGGTTCACAGCAAGAAGTCCAATCCATCAGATATCGACGCGTTCATGGCCGAATGGGACAAGCGTCTCCCAATAGTGATCGTACCCACCAAATACTACTCCACACCGACGGAACACTTCCGCGAGCTGGGAATCAGCCTTGCAATCTGGGCGAACCACAACGTTCGCGCGTCCATCCAGGCGATGCGCGTAACGACCGCCAGAATTTTTGCCGACAAGAGCCTCATCAACGTCGAAGGAACAATCGCGACGGTCGGCGATATCTTCCATCTGCAGGGCGCGGATGAGCTCGAGAGCGCTGAGCAGAAGTACCTGCCCACCTCCGGGAAGCGTTACAACGTCGTAGTGCTCGCCGCGAGCCAGGGGGAAAAGTTCGGCGATCTGACACGCGACATACCGAAGACGCTGCTCAAAGCCAACGGTGTTCCGATCCTGACAAGCCAGCTCAACAGCTTCAACCGGATGGGAATCACTGACGTCACTGTCGTTCGTGGCTTTGCCAGAGAGGCGATCATCCTTCCGGGGATCAAGACGGTCGACAACGACGAGTACGCAGCTACGAAGGAGCTCTATTCCCTCTACGTTGCGCGCGACTCGATCAAGGGTAACACCGTGATCTCTTACGGGGACATACTCTTCAAGGATCACATTCTTCACGAGCTGATCAACAGCGAGAGTGACATATCAATCGTCGTTGACGCGGACTGGAACTTAGACGAGAGCTACACCGATCTTGTACAGGCCGATAAGCCGTACAGTCGTTCGGCGTTCAGCGAGCCCGTGATGCTCAGGAAGATGTCCTCCACACTTCCCCGTGAAATGGTGAGCGGTGAGTTCATCGGACTGTGGAAGGTGAATCAGCGGGGCGCGGCTATTGTGAAGACGACCCTCGAGTGCATGTCGAGGCAGGAGAATTTCAAATCTCTGCGTATGGCCGACCTGTTTACCGAGCTGGCAGGGCAGACCATCGTCTCAGTGATTTACACAAGGGGGGCGTGGATGGATGTCGACAGCATCGTCGACCTCACGAGAGCGAGCGAGTTGCAGTGA
- the aepY gene encoding phosphonopyruvate decarboxylase, translating into MIDTGRFGRLLKDYGFTVYSGVPCSHLKDLINFAVNECELIMAANEGDAVAICAGAQLGGKKSVFLCQNSGLTNATSPLTSLIYTFRIPILGIVSLRGEPSGKPDEPQHELMGRITTDFLDLMRIKWSFLPTDESAAEQQLAHANRVIDSGEPYFFVVRAGTFSPQDLKKQPVSARLLPERKGEFAFRSGPVKLSTRFDALSSIASLASNRTVFLATTGYTGRELYEVGDVPNNFYMVGSMGCVSSLGLGLALARPDLRIVVIDGDGSILMRMGAAAVVAAYAPPNLAHVLLDNNAHDSTGGQKTISDHVDFIRFAESVGFGNGFYAHNADELVTLIERGFDSGRVSFIYLEISGGTRPNLGRPRTRPPEIRQRFSRFVAASASAAATP; encoded by the coding sequence GTGATCGACACCGGTCGGTTTGGGCGGCTGTTGAAAGACTACGGGTTCACCGTCTATAGCGGGGTGCCCTGCTCCCATCTCAAGGATCTGATCAATTTCGCGGTCAACGAATGCGAGCTGATCATGGCAGCTAACGAGGGGGACGCAGTCGCTATCTGCGCGGGCGCTCAGCTGGGCGGAAAGAAGTCTGTCTTTCTCTGCCAGAATTCCGGACTGACCAATGCGACTTCGCCGCTCACTTCCCTGATTTATACCTTCCGGATTCCGATACTGGGAATCGTCAGCCTGAGAGGCGAGCCGAGCGGAAAGCCAGACGAGCCGCAGCACGAGCTGATGGGTCGGATAACCACGGATTTCCTCGACCTCATGCGAATCAAATGGTCGTTTCTGCCGACGGACGAGAGTGCCGCCGAACAACAGCTCGCTCATGCCAATCGCGTGATAGACTCAGGGGAGCCATACTTTTTTGTCGTGAGGGCCGGCACTTTTTCCCCCCAGGATCTTAAGAAACAGCCCGTGAGCGCGCGGCTGCTCCCGGAGAGAAAGGGTGAGTTCGCGTTCCGGTCGGGACCCGTGAAGTTGTCAACGCGGTTCGATGCGCTTTCGTCCATCGCATCGCTGGCCTCCAACCGAACAGTGTTTCTCGCAACGACCGGCTACACTGGACGAGAGCTTTACGAAGTTGGCGATGTCCCGAACAACTTCTACATGGTCGGGTCGATGGGTTGTGTGAGCTCTCTGGGGCTCGGTCTCGCCCTGGCACGGCCAGATCTCCGAATCGTTGTGATCGACGGAGACGGCTCGATCCTGATGCGAATGGGTGCGGCTGCGGTCGTCGCCGCCTATGCGCCGCCCAACCTCGCGCACGTGCTCCTCGACAACAACGCCCATGACTCGACCGGCGGGCAGAAAACGATCTCGGACCATGTGGACTTCATTCGCTTCGCCGAGTCGGTAGGATTTGGCAACGGGTTTTACGCGCACAACGCCGACGAGCTGGTGACTCTGATCGAGCGTGGCTTCGATTCCGGAAGGGTCAGCTTCATCTACCTGGAGATCTCGGGTGGTACACGGCCAAACCTGGGGCGACCGCGGACCAGGCCTCCCGAGATTCGCCAACGGTTCTCGCGTTTCGTCGCCGCTTCGGCGTCGGCGGCAGCGACTCCTTGA